From the Panulirus ornatus isolate Po-2019 chromosome 46, ASM3632096v1, whole genome shotgun sequence genome, one window contains:
- the LOC139763174 gene encoding uncharacterized protein, which translates to MVIQLLQLIILQGLAGAVPDLNCSLHLSCHPDDLVPHPWDCHLYHVCLARGVPDFTTQRCPLGQYFDPTGRTCVQEESPCAPACPHPCHCDLLGRGRVVHDEHRCQQGRLLHMESNQCIDTSCLKFCSHKAGLAVTGTDTGAIASSKSLNRTIRECYFTCHGDFSTYADKNSCSKFYVCYPGGIGIQQFCPTDRPYFNGVDCISDSTQCCVQPPSSTETTGTSSTIQTPSTEPHTTTTPSTKYPTTTTTTPSTEHPTTATTTPSTEPYTTTTTTTSAGPPTTITKTPSTEPPTTTTSTEPPTTTTTAPSTEPPTTTITTPSTESPTSATTTPSTEPPTTTITTPSTEPPTTTTPSTEPPTTITTTPSTESPTSATTTPSTEPPTTTTTTPSTEPPITKTTTQSTQLPTTTTTTPSTEPSTTTTTTPSTQSSTTTTTTTTTRTTTTTTAPSISCLLEPDCRDKPMGSAVPDPNNCLRYYVCLGDDIATEDSFPCQPGLYFNPETNKCHLIEGDTYLCLPPCTSMCSYSCLDSEWIFDPKNCSRYYLCYQGSTVHLSCSTSRPYFDGQACTAHPDSCCFYPCPPYCPYQGKMVPHGKDCHKYYICLDVGFPTNISLITCRNNEVFDHVTGQCSPTAECIQLCED; encoded by the coding sequence GGCTTGGCAGGAGCAGTTCCTGACCTCAACTGTTCACTACACCTCTCCTGCCATCCGGACGACCTCGTGCCCCATCCCTGGGACTGTCACCTCTACCATGTGTGCCTGGCTCGTGGCGTCCCCGACTTCACCACACAACGTTGTCCCCTCGGCCAATACTTCGACCCTACTGGCAGGACTTGCGTCCAGGAAGAGAGTCCCTGCGCCCCGGCGTGTCCTCACCCCTGCCACTGTGACCTACTCGGCAGGGGACGTGTGGTGCACGACGAGCACAGGTGCCAACAAGGTAGACTGCTTCATATGGAGTCGAACCAATGCATCGACACATCCTGTTTGAAATTCTGTTCACATAAAGCCGGTCTGGCCGTGACGGGAACTGATACAGGTGCAATAGCCTCCAGCAAGTCCTTAAACAGGACAATCAGGGAATGCTACTTCACCTGCCACGGTGATTTCAGCACATATGCCGACAAGAATAGCTGTAGTAAGTTCTACGTCTGTTATCCTGGTGGCATAGGAATCCAGCAGTTTTGTCCAACTGACCGTCCTTACTTCAACGGGGTTGACTGCATTTCAGACAGTACTCAGTGTTGTGTACAACCTCCATCATCTACTGAAACTACTGGAACTTCGAGTACGATTCAAACACCATCTACCGAGCCCCATACAACTACAACACCATCTACCAAATaccctacaactaccactacaacaccatctaccgaacaccctacaactgccactacaacaccatctacGGAGCCctatacaactacaactacaactacgtCTGCCGGTCCCCCTACAACTATAACTAAAACACCATCTACTGAGCCGCCTACAACTACAACATCTACCGAGCcccctacaactacaactacagcacCATCTACTGAGCCTCCTACAACTACCATTACAACACCATCTACTGAGTCTCCTACATCTGCAACTACAACACCATCTACCGAGCCCCCTACAACTACCATTACAACACCATCTACTGAGCCTCCTACAACTACAACACCATCTACTGAGCCTCCTACAACTATAACTACAACACCCTCTACTGAGTCTCCTACATCTGCAACTACAACACCATCTACCGAGCcccctacaactacaactacaacaccatCTACTGAGCCTCCTATAACCAAAACCACAACACAGTCTACACAGCTTCCTACAACgaccactacaacaccatccaCTGAGCCTTCTACAACTACGACTACAACACCGTCTACACAGTCttctacaacaacaaccaccacgacaacaacaagaacaaccacaaccacaactgctcCGAGCATAAGTTGTCTGCTGGAACCAGACTGCCGTGACAAACCGATGGGCTCCGCAGTTCCAGATCCTAACAATTGCCTGAGGTACTACGTCTGCCTGGGTGACGATATAGCCACAGAAGACTCGTTCCCTTGCCAACCGGGACTCTACTTCAACCCAGAGACAAACAAGTGTCACTTGATCGAGGGTGACACGTACCTGTGCCTGCCACCTTGTACCTCAATGTGCTCCTATTCTTGCCTCGACAGTGAGTGGATCTTCGACCCCAAGAATTGCAGTAGATACTACCTCTGTTACCAGGGTTCGACGGTTCATCTCTCTTGTTCGACCTCGCGACCCTACTTCGACGGTCAAGCCTGCACTGCACACCCAGATTCTTGCTGCTTCTACCCTTGTCCACCTTACTGTCCCTACCAGGGTAAGATGGTGCCTCATGGTAAGGACTGTCACAAGTACTATATATGTTTAGACGTCGGGTTCCCTACGAACATCAGCCTTATCACCTGTAGGAACAACGAGGTGTTCGATCACGTGACGGGTCAGTGCTCCCCGACCGCCGAGTGTATTCAACTGTGTGAGGATTAA